A single Alcanivorax borkumensis SK2 DNA region contains:
- a CDS encoding glycosyltransferase — protein sequence MDKIRVLHCLETIGSGGVEQTRLSLVKCLDSSRYEQRIICTKAIGGLPELFQQEGCEIVEVGEFEKVFDFERYRRAAAAVKDFKPHIIHGAVFEGVNMAAIVGRRCSVPVIIGEETSDPQNRSWKGSLLYRFLVFFIHHMVAVSPAVERYLRNKIFVPKYKVTMVANGVAEKPAPASEEVVCLRKELGISDSDFVIGTVGRLFDEHKRVSDLLRAFEMLLEHSANAKLLIVGTGPDEDMLKTMAKNLGVLNRVIFAGYQVNTRIYYELMDVFCLPSAFEAFGLVLVEAMYAGVPIVATRTGGIPKVVVENETALLSPPFDPKVLSHNILKLYTSSELRDKFSVAGLARARREFSEDRYVSDIDTLYTRLLSERGLI from the coding sequence ATGGATAAAATACGCGTACTTCATTGTTTGGAGACAATTGGGTCTGGTGGGGTTGAGCAAACACGGCTTTCACTTGTTAAGTGCCTTGATTCTTCTAGGTATGAACAGAGGATTATCTGTACTAAAGCAATAGGTGGGCTGCCTGAACTTTTTCAACAAGAGGGTTGTGAAATAGTTGAGGTTGGCGAGTTTGAAAAGGTGTTTGACTTTGAGAGGTATCGGCGTGCTGCTGCAGCGGTGAAGGACTTTAAGCCCCATATTATTCATGGGGCAGTTTTCGAGGGGGTCAACATGGCCGCAATCGTTGGCAGACGGTGCAGTGTTCCTGTAATTATTGGTGAAGAGACTAGCGATCCACAAAATAGAAGCTGGAAGGGAAGCTTGCTTTATCGATTCCTGGTTTTTTTTATTCATCATATGGTTGCAGTCTCCCCCGCAGTTGAGCGCTACCTGAGAAATAAGATTTTTGTTCCCAAGTATAAAGTCACCATGGTTGCCAATGGGGTTGCAGAAAAGCCCGCCCCTGCAAGCGAGGAGGTTGTTTGCCTAAGGAAGGAGTTGGGAATAAGTGACTCTGACTTTGTGATCGGCACTGTTGGACGACTTTTTGACGAGCATAAAAGGGTAAGTGATTTACTTAGAGCATTCGAGATGCTTTTGGAGCATTCGGCCAACGCGAAGTTGTTGATCGTCGGCACAGGGCCTGACGAAGATATGCTTAAAACGATGGCGAAGAATCTGGGTGTATTAAACAGGGTGATATTCGCAGGTTATCAAGTCAATACTCGAATTTACTATGAGCTAATGGATGTTTTTTGTTTGCCATCAGCTTTTGAAGCATTCGGGTTGGTTCTTGTGGAGGCAATGTATGCTGGGGTTCCTATTGTTGCTACGAGGACGGGCGGGATTCCAAAGGTGGTGGTTGAGAACGAAACGGCACTTTTGAGCCCTCCGTTTGACCCCAAAGTCTTGTCTCACAATATTTTAAAACTATACACGTCATCGGAATTAAGAGATAAATTTTCTGTTGCTGGCCTGGCGAGGGCCAGAAGGGAGTTTAGCGAAGACCGATATGTGTCTGATATAGACACCCTCTACACTCGTCTTCTTTCTGAACGCGGTTTGATATGA
- a CDS encoding sulfotransferase family 2 domain-containing protein produces MIIDDKHEIAFVHIPKCAGTTVREYLKEYDRSQGFFSDRVDMHEKLGMLDFVHIPLYILKEHFPTELELIHRYWSFAVMRDPYKRFASSVTQRLRMYGEKPIEALSEREIRSEVENCIALLEKYEDPQVLLPHDYIHFQRQIDYIYLGDELLIDNIYSSEMVGDLVDILKERLGCSLDAVGESTESETRLNSTVVYRSDVVRFFMGFSKPMFRIFFSWLPQGAREAVKRGVYVDRDQKVGGVFASKNVVDFIGRYYREDILLYERVKCGCQDARQLGSAV; encoded by the coding sequence ATGATTATAGATGACAAGCATGAGATCGCTTTTGTCCACATTCCCAAATGTGCCGGGACAACTGTGCGGGAATACTTAAAGGAATATGATCGATCACAAGGTTTTTTTTCTGATCGTGTTGATATGCACGAAAAGCTTGGCATGCTCGACTTTGTTCACATTCCGCTTTATATTTTAAAAGAGCACTTCCCGACTGAGCTTGAGCTGATTCATCGCTATTGGTCGTTTGCTGTGATGAGGGACCCTTATAAACGTTTTGCGTCATCAGTTACACAGCGTTTGAGAATGTATGGGGAAAAGCCAATTGAAGCATTGAGCGAACGAGAAATCAGAAGTGAAGTGGAAAACTGCATAGCACTTCTTGAAAAATACGAAGATCCGCAAGTTCTCTTGCCGCATGATTATATCCACTTTCAACGTCAAATTGACTATATTTACCTTGGAGATGAGTTGTTAATTGACAACATATATTCTTCAGAAATGGTGGGCGATTTGGTGGATATTTTAAAGGAAAGGCTTGGATGTTCGCTTGATGCCGTAGGCGAAAGCACTGAAAGCGAGACAAGACTGAATAGCACTGTCGTGTACCGCAGTGATGTTGTGCGTTTTTTTATGGGGTTTTCGAAACCAATGTTCCGTATTTTCTTTTCCTGGCTTCCTCAAGGGGCAAGAGAGGCTGTAAAGAGGGGAGTTTATGTCGACAGAGATCAAAAAGTGGGGGGCGTGTTTGCCAGTAAAAATGTCGTTGATTTTATTGGTAGGTACTATCGCGAAGATATCTTGCTTTATGAGAGAGTAAAGTGCGGATGTCAAGATGCTCGACAGCTAGGCTCTGCTGTGTGA
- a CDS encoding glycosyltransferase family 4 protein: MTNPVFLLVASFPDSLIKFRGPLIEGLIQAGCTVHVAVPGLEAESDIASRLTGLGVTVHDIPLERTGLNPVTDLSALLALRKLVGQIRADYVLGYTIKPVIYGTLAAWLGGARNRFALITGLGYAFTGEATGLRKVLRMLIQQLYRFSLSRNRLVFFQNPDDEALFRQLKLLKTAIPSRVVNGSGVDVAEYAVSPLPAAPAFLLIARLLGDKGVREYAQAAALVKAQYPDAVFRLVGWIDDNPDAIRQQELEEWVASGTVEFLGKLADVRPAIADSSVYVLPSYREGTPRTVLEAMAMGRAVITTDAPGCRETVVDGDNGFLVPVQDVSALAESMIKLIENREQAAAMGARSRQMAEEKYDVHKVNAVMLKEMGL; this comes from the coding sequence ATGACAAACCCGGTTTTTTTGTTGGTGGCCAGTTTTCCGGATTCGTTGATCAAGTTTCGTGGTCCGTTGATTGAAGGGCTGATTCAGGCGGGCTGCACCGTGCATGTGGCGGTGCCGGGGCTGGAGGCTGAATCTGATATTGCTTCGCGCCTTACGGGTTTGGGGGTGACGGTTCACGATATTCCTCTTGAGCGTACCGGCTTGAATCCCGTGACGGATCTTTCTGCGTTGCTGGCATTGCGCAAGCTGGTCGGGCAGATCCGGGCGGATTACGTGCTTGGCTACACAATAAAGCCGGTCATTTACGGCACCTTGGCGGCCTGGTTGGGTGGGGCCCGTAACCGCTTTGCCCTGATCACAGGCCTGGGGTATGCCTTTACTGGTGAGGCGACAGGATTGCGTAAGGTCCTGCGGATGTTGATTCAGCAGCTGTATCGGTTTTCCCTGTCTCGAAATCGTCTGGTGTTTTTCCAGAACCCGGATGATGAGGCGTTGTTCAGGCAGTTGAAATTGTTGAAGACCGCCATCCCTTCCCGTGTGGTCAATGGCTCCGGTGTCGATGTGGCGGAATATGCGGTGTCGCCGCTGCCGGCGGCGCCGGCCTTTCTTCTGATTGCCCGCCTGCTTGGTGACAAGGGCGTTCGCGAGTACGCCCAAGCCGCCGCCTTGGTTAAAGCGCAGTATCCTGATGCAGTGTTCCGGCTGGTAGGCTGGATTGATGATAATCCGGATGCCATTCGCCAGCAGGAGCTGGAGGAGTGGGTGGCTTCGGGTACTGTGGAGTTTCTTGGCAAGCTGGCGGATGTTCGCCCGGCCATTGCCGACAGTAGTGTGTATGTGCTGCCTTCCTATCGTGAGGGGACCCCTCGCACTGTGCTGGAAGCCATGGCCATGGGGCGGGCGGTGATTACTACCGATGCCCCCGGCTGTCGAGAGACTGTGGTGGATGGGGACAATGGTTTTCTGGTACCGGTGCAGGATGTGTCTGCATTGGCGGAATCCATGATCAAGCTGATAGAGAACCGCGAACAAGCGGCTGCCATGGGGGCGCGTTCGCGGCAGATGGCGGAAGAGAAGTACGATGTACATAAGGTGAATGCGGTAATGCTCAAGGAAATGGGGCTGTGA
- a CDS encoding glycosyltransferase: MKISIAMTSYNGEKFIKEQLESFVSQTRLPDELVIADDGSTDSTEEIVKRFSLLAPFPVIFHRNATNLGFVKNFEKAMSLCQGDIICLSDQDDVWDKSKLSVVEQCFSESPQTQIFINDQLVCDGDLVSYGFTSFEKARSLGLGDDWVIYGCCSSVRKSFFELVSPFPDDFPGHDTWLNKLAIYMGGRRIVEQPLQKYRRHDDNTSTTVVSDSGGGGFFHALRKYGISDSRDQWNAEIGYLKLYRERLLEVANLGDINADLRVVNGSVWHIEKRAELLGKRIKLVGRNRFLRFLHVSLFWLQGGYRYSQGWKSAAKDMIRP, encoded by the coding sequence ATGAAAATATCTATCGCAATGACATCATATAATGGTGAGAAATTCATCAAGGAGCAGTTGGAGAGTTTTGTGTCGCAAACTCGCCTTCCGGATGAGTTGGTGATTGCAGATGATGGTTCAACGGATAGCACCGAAGAAATTGTCAAACGCTTTTCCCTGCTGGCACCATTTCCTGTTATTTTTCACCGGAATGCAACTAATCTTGGGTTTGTTAAAAATTTTGAAAAAGCAATGTCCCTGTGTCAGGGGGATATTATTTGTTTGAGTGATCAGGACGATGTGTGGGATAAAAGTAAGTTGTCGGTTGTGGAGCAATGTTTTTCAGAAAGCCCCCAAACCCAAATATTCATTAACGATCAACTAGTTTGTGATGGGGATTTGGTAAGTTATGGTTTTACCAGCTTCGAAAAAGCTCGGAGTTTAGGCTTGGGAGATGACTGGGTGATTTATGGGTGCTGCTCATCCGTAAGGAAAAGTTTTTTTGAGTTGGTTTCGCCTTTTCCTGATGATTTTCCCGGCCATGATACTTGGCTAAACAAACTTGCTATTTATATGGGGGGGAGGAGAATTGTTGAGCAGCCGCTTCAGAAGTATCGACGACATGATGATAATACATCCACCACCGTTGTTAGTGATAGTGGGGGCGGAGGTTTCTTTCATGCTTTGAGAAAGTATGGAATTTCTGACTCTCGCGATCAGTGGAATGCTGAGATTGGTTATTTGAAGCTTTATCGAGAAAGGCTTCTCGAAGTCGCTAATCTTGGTGATATAAATGCGGATTTGAGAGTTGTTAATGGATCGGTGTGGCATATTGAGAAAAGGGCTGAGCTATTAGGGAAGCGAATAAAACTGGTTGGAAGAAATAGGTTTTTGCGCTTCCTTCATGTGTCCCTTTTTTGGCTGCAGGGCGGGTATAGATACAGCCAGGGTTGGAAAAGCGCAGCTAAAGATATGATAAGGCCGTGA
- a CDS encoding acyltransferase family protein produces MKYRADIDGLRALAVIPVIIYHAGAAWLPGGFVGVDVFFVISGFLISKIILGEVENNSFSFIGFYKRRVNRIVPALLFMIVVVLLVFSVLGLPDQSVSVAKSAIAAIFSVSNFYFWGGSGYFSPSSDFMPLLHTWSLAVEEQFYLIFPVLMVIFFRLQLNIKMMIAVGAIVMFVFGWWLSIKSPMFAYYMLPARAWELALGVALAVGVVPKSKSIILNETLTALGTIIILLSFFYVRSDMVFPGVAALIPCAGAALIINFGGDSFVSKKLLSCKPIVYVGLISYSLYLWHWPILTFLRVVNASVHLDRSMVVLGMILTLVFSIISWRYVEVPFRRKNLGDLKKIVLLGGGVAVAGIVSFLVVLGSGFPSRLSPHALEAVMAAKDIDPLRDECFGTKERGGCTFGDQSLPVSYIVVGDSHAAALRPAISASSLVEGERGTLYWMKACPLLDGSRRVNHPGQKECKTFKENVWRIIEGDRSIETVILGGRWPYQVTGTLPESGGSLMTLMADDVTATYSKNENELVFIRSLKRTVDRLAGMGKKVVIIGSVPEAGFNVPESTAMARNFGREDKARVPFEVAGNRARFSDEIIMNLLPESASFYPVLGAFCDDAWCEFEKNGTPVFYDSNHLSYSGALNFIAPVLSLQNQNGAI; encoded by the coding sequence TTGAAATATAGAGCAGATATCGATGGCCTAAGAGCCTTGGCGGTCATTCCTGTAATTATTTATCACGCTGGTGCAGCATGGCTGCCCGGTGGGTTTGTTGGTGTTGATGTTTTTTTTGTTATTAGTGGTTTTCTTATTTCGAAAATAATACTGGGAGAAGTTGAGAATAATAGCTTTTCGTTTATTGGTTTTTACAAACGAAGGGTGAATCGAATTGTTCCCGCATTATTGTTCATGATTGTCGTTGTTCTGCTCGTTTTCTCTGTGTTGGGGCTTCCAGATCAATCTGTAAGTGTGGCGAAATCAGCCATTGCAGCAATATTCTCTGTGTCAAACTTTTATTTTTGGGGGGGGAGCGGGTATTTTTCTCCGAGCTCTGATTTTATGCCCTTGCTCCATACTTGGTCATTGGCAGTGGAAGAGCAGTTTTATCTCATTTTCCCCGTTCTTATGGTTATTTTTTTCCGCCTTCAATTAAATATAAAGATGATGATTGCTGTTGGCGCAATTGTGATGTTTGTATTCGGTTGGTGGCTCTCCATAAAGTCCCCAATGTTTGCATACTATATGCTTCCCGCCAGGGCTTGGGAGCTGGCGCTTGGTGTGGCTTTGGCGGTAGGGGTTGTCCCGAAATCGAAGAGTATCATTTTGAATGAAACTCTGACGGCCTTAGGTACGATTATAATATTGCTTTCGTTCTTTTATGTTCGAAGTGACATGGTTTTTCCAGGGGTGGCTGCTTTAATTCCTTGTGCTGGTGCTGCACTAATTATTAACTTTGGTGGTGATTCTTTCGTTTCAAAGAAGCTGCTTTCTTGTAAGCCCATTGTTTATGTTGGCTTGATATCATATTCACTATATTTGTGGCATTGGCCAATTCTAACATTTCTGCGAGTTGTTAACGCGAGCGTGCACCTTGATAGAAGTATGGTGGTGCTTGGAATGATTTTGACTTTGGTTTTTTCAATCATTTCATGGAGATATGTTGAAGTCCCATTCCGACGAAAAAATCTTGGTGATCTTAAAAAGATAGTGTTGCTTGGTGGGGGAGTAGCAGTAGCGGGTATTGTCTCCTTTCTTGTTGTTTTGGGTTCAGGATTTCCATCCAGACTTAGCCCTCATGCATTAGAAGCTGTCATGGCGGCAAAGGATATCGATCCCCTTCGTGATGAGTGCTTCGGAACGAAGGAAAGGGGTGGCTGTACTTTCGGAGATCAATCTCTTCCAGTCAGCTATATAGTAGTGGGTGATAGCCATGCAGCGGCATTGAGACCAGCCATTTCGGCTTCAAGTTTAGTTGAGGGAGAGAGGGGTACGCTATATTGGATGAAAGCCTGCCCCCTGCTGGATGGTTCTCGAAGAGTTAATCATCCAGGTCAGAAAGAATGCAAGACCTTCAAGGAAAATGTTTGGAGAATCATTGAGGGTGACAGAAGCATCGAGACTGTTATTTTGGGTGGGCGCTGGCCATATCAAGTTACAGGAACGTTACCAGAAAGCGGCGGTTCACTAATGACGTTGATGGCAGATGATGTTACGGCAACGTATTCTAAAAATGAAAATGAACTGGTTTTTATACGTTCGTTGAAACGAACCGTTGATCGTCTGGCCGGAATGGGGAAAAAAGTTGTTATTATTGGTTCGGTTCCTGAGGCTGGATTCAATGTCCCCGAGTCTACAGCAATGGCTCGCAATTTCGGTCGCGAAGATAAGGCTAGAGTACCTTTCGAGGTTGCTGGTAATCGTGCCAGGTTTTCCGATGAGATAATCATGAATTTATTGCCGGAGAGCGCAAGTTTTTATCCCGTTCTGGGGGCTTTTTGCGATGATGCATGGTGTGAATTTGAAAAAAATGGCACGCCTGTTTTTTATGACTCAAATCACCTTTCATACTCCGGTGCATTGAACTTTATTGCTCCCGTTCTGTCGCTTCAGAATCAAAATGGCGCTATTTAA
- a CDS encoding glycosyltransferase family 4 protein — protein sequence MNVLFVTWDGPQVSYLESLFLPIFKQLQHFGLHFHVLQFSWSSAEVTNRRKLECESKCCSYTYVPVIRRHVALGGLLTSLLGARQVRKAINEHDIDIIMARSTLPALSSLLYLRGKKTSFVFDADGLPLDERVDFAGQRPSSLVYRLLRDVESQAVRRADVVLTRSHKVISILQARAGAGTAAEKFHVVSNGRDKALFSPRETSDCIALKERLGMPADAPLVVYAGSLGPQYLPEAMLSLFSLIRESRPDAHFLVLSGSPEVMTDLVFSYDSGLASSVTVMRVDANEVPQWLAAADLGLAFREPTFSMQGVAPIKLGEYLLCGLPVVATRGVGDSHFIDENSGFLVDGCDSDTLASVADWFIHKVLPSREGYRSHCRSVGVEHFSLEASVEAYRKALLSVQVES from the coding sequence ATGAATGTTTTGTTCGTGACCTGGGACGGCCCTCAAGTCTCTTATCTTGAAAGCCTGTTTTTGCCTATTTTTAAGCAGCTTCAACATTTCGGTTTGCACTTTCACGTCCTCCAGTTTTCATGGTCCTCCGCTGAAGTGACGAATCGAAGAAAGCTGGAATGCGAATCGAAGTGCTGTAGCTATACATACGTCCCTGTCATTCGTCGGCACGTTGCCCTTGGCGGGTTGCTTACTTCCTTGCTGGGCGCAAGACAGGTTCGCAAGGCTATTAATGAACATGATATTGATATCATCATGGCGCGTAGCACACTTCCCGCGTTGAGCTCACTTTTGTATTTGCGGGGCAAAAAAACATCGTTTGTGTTTGATGCAGACGGTCTTCCTCTTGATGAGCGTGTTGATTTTGCAGGTCAGCGTCCCTCCAGCCTGGTTTATCGCCTTCTTAGGGACGTTGAGTCACAGGCCGTTCGGCGTGCAGATGTGGTCCTGACTCGTTCCCACAAAGTGATTTCTATCCTTCAAGCCCGGGCAGGTGCGGGCACTGCGGCCGAAAAGTTTCATGTTGTCAGTAATGGCCGTGATAAAGCGTTGTTCTCACCTCGAGAGACGTCGGACTGTATTGCGCTAAAAGAGCGCTTGGGTATGCCTGCTGATGCTCCCTTAGTGGTTTATGCTGGCTCGCTTGGACCTCAGTATTTACCTGAGGCTATGTTGTCTTTGTTTAGCCTTATCCGCGAGTCCCGCCCGGATGCTCACTTTCTTGTGCTAAGTGGTTCCCCTGAAGTAATGACTGACCTGGTTTTTTCTTATGACAGTGGCCTTGCTTCTAGCGTGACTGTGATGCGCGTTGACGCTAATGAGGTGCCTCAATGGCTTGCTGCTGCTGATCTTGGGCTGGCGTTCCGCGAACCTACCTTCTCTATGCAAGGGGTGGCCCCAATCAAGTTGGGTGAATACCTTCTGTGTGGTCTTCCGGTAGTGGCCACCCGTGGGGTAGGGGATTCTCATTTCATTGATGAAAACTCTGGATTTCTCGTCGATGGCTGTGATTCTGACACTTTGGCATCCGTGGCTGACTGGTTTATCCATAAGGTGCTGCCATCGCGAGAGGGGTATCGCTCCCATTGTCGTTCCGTGGGTGTTGAACACTTTTCCCTCGAAGCCAGCGTTGAAGCCTATCGTAAGGCGCTGTTGTCTGTTCAGGTTGAATCATGA
- a CDS encoding glycosyltransferase: MTVRVIHIFTSLDFGGVETHALTVARNAHCSNNEIYFCALGSGGAVSDELEKIGFPVYCLNCSGKIPDIKVIYNLLGLLVRIKPRVIHCHGSEANFHGLISAWLCRVPVRIGEEIGIPRHSRLAKLVFKMVYAFSHRVIGISDAVKDWLVNSSEVPARKAVRIYNPVELILTERLSSERREYDVFKIGYVGRLEEVKNPLALIRAVALLKEKNVPVKLFVVGDGSQMKSCISLCSDLSLIDEVELVGYSNNPRSYVSQCDIYVQPSLSEGFGIALVEAMGCGVPVLATKVGGAPEIIDHGKTGWLIDNSDPVSLCDSLYQIWNQRENLTEIGECAKESVRGRFEPENYMVELDNLYSGLAKSGSGNG, translated from the coding sequence ATGACAGTTAGGGTAATACATATTTTCACCTCTCTCGATTTTGGTGGTGTTGAAACGCATGCTCTAACTGTCGCCCGAAATGCGCATTGCTCAAACAATGAAATTTACTTTTGCGCTCTTGGGTCTGGCGGAGCTGTTTCTGATGAGCTGGAAAAGATAGGGTTTCCTGTTTATTGCTTGAATTGCTCTGGCAAAATTCCTGATATTAAGGTTATTTATAATCTTTTGGGGTTGCTGGTTAGAATAAAGCCTAGGGTTATTCACTGTCATGGTTCGGAAGCAAACTTTCATGGGCTAATTTCTGCATGGCTATGTAGAGTTCCGGTTAGGATTGGTGAAGAGATTGGTATTCCCCGGCATAGTCGTCTGGCTAAGCTGGTCTTTAAAATGGTGTACGCTTTTTCGCACCGGGTAATTGGTATATCTGATGCAGTAAAAGATTGGCTGGTTAATAGCTCTGAGGTGCCTGCTCGTAAAGCTGTAAGAATTTACAATCCTGTTGAGCTGATTTTGACAGAGCGTCTGTCATCTGAACGGCGGGAATATGATGTTTTTAAAATTGGGTATGTTGGTAGGTTGGAGGAAGTTAAAAATCCTCTTGCGCTTATTCGTGCTGTAGCTCTTCTGAAAGAAAAAAATGTACCCGTTAAGCTTTTTGTTGTTGGTGACGGGAGTCAGATGAAGAGCTGTATTTCGCTATGCTCTGATCTTTCTTTAATAGATGAGGTTGAGCTTGTTGGGTATTCAAATAACCCAAGATCCTATGTTTCTCAATGCGATATATATGTTCAGCCCTCTCTCTCTGAAGGCTTTGGTATTGCGCTTGTAGAGGCAATGGGATGTGGGGTTCCTGTTCTGGCCACAAAAGTGGGGGGGGCGCCTGAGATTATTGATCATGGTAAAACGGGTTGGCTTATCGATAATTCAGACCCTGTTTCTTTGTGTGATTCCCTCTACCAAATTTGGAATCAACGAGAAAATTTAACTGAGATTGGCGAATGTGCTAAAGAGTCCGTTAGAGGCAGATTTGAGCCTGAGAATTATATGGTAGAGCTGGACAATCTTTATAGTGGCCTGGCTAAAAGCGGATCTGGGAATGGATAA
- a CDS encoding acetyltransferase: MSRRLGIIGAGGHGKVVADTAERAGWSKVVFFDPRFGLSEQTHAHWPLLGFPEDAQTHECDGYFVAIGNSQARQQWCEWLLDRRLPVASVIDPASTVSQYAMLESGVLVVAGAVINADAHIAQGVIVNTRAAIDHDCTIGAYSHVCPGSALAGTVAVGEHSWLGIGCQVRQGVSIGSNVMVGAGATVVSDIQDGLTVVGTPARPQKIL, from the coding sequence ATGAGCCGTCGTCTTGGGATTATCGGTGCCGGCGGGCACGGCAAGGTGGTGGCGGATACCGCTGAGCGGGCTGGCTGGTCCAAGGTGGTTTTTTTTGATCCACGTTTTGGCCTCTCTGAACAGACTCACGCCCACTGGCCGTTGCTGGGTTTTCCGGAAGATGCGCAAACTCATGAATGCGATGGCTACTTTGTTGCCATCGGAAATAGCCAGGCCAGGCAGCAGTGGTGTGAATGGCTGCTCGATCGTCGTTTGCCCGTTGCAAGCGTGATTGATCCGGCTTCGACCGTAAGCCAGTACGCTATGCTTGAGTCGGGGGTGCTTGTGGTTGCCGGCGCTGTGATCAATGCAGATGCTCACATTGCCCAAGGAGTGATAGTGAATACTCGAGCGGCCATCGACCATGATTGTACGATTGGTGCGTACAGTCATGTCTGCCCAGGATCGGCTCTGGCAGGTACGGTAGCGGTCGGCGAGCACAGTTGGCTTGGTATCGGCTGCCAGGTGAGACAGGGGGTCAGCATTGGCTCAAATGTGATGGTAGGCGCCGGCGCCACAGTGGTATCTGATATTCAAGATGGTTTGACGGTGGTGGGTACCCCTGCTCGCCCGCAAAAAATTCTCTGA
- a CDS encoding glycosyltransferase family 4 protein, with protein MSRRVLVLPKYARKGASSRLRTFQYLPFLEDKGWDFTVKPLFDEAYLDSLYSGKGRSRSGLVLAYLRRLLVLFGFWRYRVIWVEKEFFPYIPAWAEVVLSWVGVRYVVDYDDAIFHNYDLARNKWIRRLLGRKIDSVMRHAACVIAGNDYLAERARSAGARRVVLIPTVVDHHRYDARQKAGQPFTVGWIGSPTTQKYVEQLLPAFQALAQLQAFRLLLVGVTADIVARLPGVEVEVQPWSEDTEAALIREMVIGIMPLEDGPWEKGKCGYKLIQYMASGVPVVASPVGVNPSIVEGAGCGMLASGLDEWEEAFRQLISDVALRERLGQAGRAAVCKGFSIESQLEAISSSLVFTGGER; from the coding sequence ATGAGCAGGCGTGTGCTGGTGCTTCCCAAGTATGCGCGTAAAGGTGCCAGCTCCCGCCTGCGCACCTTTCAGTATTTGCCATTTCTCGAGGATAAAGGGTGGGATTTTACTGTTAAGCCGTTGTTTGATGAGGCTTATCTGGATTCTCTTTATTCGGGCAAGGGGCGCTCGCGTTCAGGCCTTGTCCTGGCTTATCTCCGTCGCTTGTTGGTGTTGTTCGGCTTTTGGCGCTACCGCGTGATTTGGGTAGAGAAAGAATTTTTCCCTTATATTCCGGCCTGGGCCGAGGTGGTGTTGTCCTGGGTGGGTGTACGGTATGTCGTCGATTACGATGATGCCATTTTTCACAACTATGATCTTGCCCGGAACAAGTGGATACGTCGCCTGCTTGGCAGGAAGATCGATTCTGTGATGCGCCATGCTGCCTGTGTAATTGCAGGCAATGATTACCTGGCAGAGCGCGCCAGGTCTGCTGGTGCCAGGCGGGTGGTTTTGATTCCCACGGTGGTGGATCACCACCGTTATGATGCCCGGCAGAAGGCTGGCCAACCCTTTACGGTTGGCTGGATTGGCTCGCCGACGACGCAGAAGTATGTTGAGCAGCTGTTGCCGGCTTTTCAGGCACTGGCCCAACTGCAGGCGTTTCGACTTTTGCTGGTGGGTGTCACAGCGGACATCGTTGCCCGGTTGCCGGGTGTCGAGGTGGAGGTTCAGCCATGGTCTGAAGATACCGAGGCGGCTCTGATTCGGGAAATGGTTATTGGCATCATGCCGCTGGAAGATGGCCCTTGGGAGAAGGGTAAGTGCGGCTACAAGCTGATTCAGTATATGGCTTCCGGTGTGCCAGTGGTTGCCAGCCCTGTTGGGGTCAACCCTTCTATCGTTGAAGGTGCTGGTTGTGGAATGCTTGCCAGTGGACTTGATGAGTGGGAGGAAGCATTTCGTCAGCTGATTAGTGATGTGGCACTTAGAGAACGGTTAGGGCAGGCCGGCCGCGCCGCAGTCTGTAAGGGTTTCTCAATTGAAAGTCAGCTTGAAGCGATCAGTTCGAGCCTCGTGTTTACAGGAGGTGAGCGTTGA
- a CDS encoding sugar transferase: MKRLMDIAGALCGLLVLGPVILLLAVLVRVKLGSPVLFRQVRPGMDGRAFQMAKFRTMTDARGTNGELLPDADRLTGFGQFLRSSSLDELPELWNVLKGDMSLVGPRPLLMEYLPLYSDRQARRHEVRPGITGWAQVNGRNALSWDEKFELDVWYVENRTLWLDIKILFLTVWKVIKRDDINQDGEATMTRFTGSQK, from the coding sequence ATGAAACGGTTGATGGATATCGCGGGCGCCCTGTGTGGGCTGCTGGTGCTTGGCCCGGTGATTTTGCTATTGGCTGTGCTGGTCAGGGTAAAACTGGGTAGCCCGGTGTTGTTTCGGCAGGTGCGGCCAGGAATGGATGGCCGTGCGTTTCAAATGGCCAAGTTCCGCACCATGACGGATGCCCGTGGTACAAACGGTGAATTGCTGCCGGATGCGGACCGGCTTACCGGCTTTGGCCAGTTTCTTCGCTCCAGTAGCCTCGATGAGCTGCCTGAGCTCTGGAACGTGCTGAAGGGCGATATGAGCCTGGTGGGGCCGCGCCCTTTGTTGATGGAATATCTTCCTCTCTATTCTGATCGCCAGGCGCGCCGCCATGAAGTCCGCCCCGGAATTACCGGTTGGGCGCAGGTGAATGGCCGTAACGCCCTGAGTTGGGATGAAAAATTCGAGCTGGACGTTTGGTATGTGGAAAACCGGACTCTGTGGCTGGATATAAAAATCCTGTTTCTGACGGTCTGGAAGGTGATCAAGCGGGACGACATCAATCAGGATGGTGAGGCGACCATGACGCGTTTTACCGGGAGCCAGAAATGA